CGTGCGTAACCAGCAAAATCGCAGCGCCCTGTTCCTTGGCTAGACGCTGCAACAGGTCCACCACTTCCCGCCCGCTTTTGCTGTCAAGGGAGGCGGTGGGTTCGTCGGCCAGGATCAGCCGGGGATGGGCCACCAACGCTCGCGCTATCGCTACCCGTTGCTTTTGACCGCCAGAGAGATCGTGGGGGTAGCTGTCGCACTTGTCAGCCAGACCCACTTGCGCCAGCATCGCTTCGGCCATGGCTTTGGCTTTCGCCGGCGGGATATGGGGATGCAATTCCAGTGCCATTTGCACATTCTGGCGGGCGGTGAGAAATTGCAGCAGGTTGTGTGCCTGAAAGATAAAGCCAATCCGCCGCCGCAACTGGGTCAGGGTGGCCTTACTCGCGCCATTTAGCTCCTGCCCAAACACCTTGAGACTCCCTTTTTGTACCGACCGCAAACAGCCAATCAAGGTCAACAAGGTAGTTTTCCCTGACCCCGACGGCCCCGTCAGTAGGACGATTTCCCCTTCCCGGATCGTGAGATTGATGTCAAAGAGAATTTGCTTGCGCAACTCCCCTTCCCCGTAAGCGTGTTCCAAATGGGCAATCGCCACAACCGGTTCGCTCGGTTCGGTAGCGGTTGCCGGTACGGTAAGCGGTGCGAGAACAGGGGCTGCCGTCATAAGCGTTCACAGATTTTCAACAATTTTAACAATCAGGCTGCCGGTTCGGGGAACTGCCGGTGGGATAAAGACTTCTTCAAAGTGCGGTACGCTGAAGGGCGATGTGAACGGGAATTGCGCATGAAACGACGGGACCTGTTAATTGGCGCGGGGACATTGCTGGCGGCTGGGCGCGTCTTGGCACAGGGAGCACCGGCGGGCGTGACCATTCAATTTTTGGGGCACATGTGTTTTTTGTTCACAGGGGGGGGATTGCGGCTGCTGGTCAACCCCTTTCGCCCCATTGGTTGTACGCAGGGGTATCGGCCCCCCCGGGTGCCTGCCGATTTGGTGCTGGTGAGTAGTTTGCTGCTGGATACGGGGTATGCGATTGACTTGCCGGGCGACCCCCGGGTGCTAGCCACGCCTGGAGACTACGAACTGCCCAACAATTTCAAGGTCTCTGGGTTTCAAACCTTCAGCGACCGGATGGGAGGACGGCGATTTGGCGCGAATATCTGCTGGCGCTGGACGCAAGGGGGGATTCGGTTTTTGCATTTGGGGGGTATTGCCACGCCCATCAGTGTGGAGCAGCGGATTTTGTTCGGTAATCCCGATGTGTTG
This region of Gloeomargarita sp. SKYB120 genomic DNA includes:
- a CDS encoding DevA family ABC transporter ATP-binding protein produces the protein MTAAPVLAPLTVPATATEPSEPVVAIAHLEHAYGEGELRKQILFDINLTIREGEIVLLTGPSGSGKTTLLTLIGCLRSVQKGSLKVFGQELNGASKATLTQLRRRIGFIFQAHNLLQFLTARQNVQMALELHPHIPPAKAKAMAEAMLAQVGLADKCDSYPHDLSGGQKQRVAIARALVAHPRLILADEPTASLDSKSGREVVDLLQRLAKEQGAAILLVTHDHRILDIADRIVHLEDGCLVQDRLC
- a CDS encoding MBL fold metallo-hydrolase gives rise to the protein MKRRDLLIGAGTLLAAGRVLAQGAPAGVTIQFLGHMCFLFTGGGLRLLVNPFRPIGCTQGYRPPRVPADLVLVSSLLLDTGYAIDLPGDPRVLATPGDYELPNNFKVSGFQTFSDRMGGRRFGANICWRWTQGGIRFLHLGGIATPISVEQRILFGNPDVLFVPVGGRDKAYNPKEAAEAVQALNPKIIVPTHFRTAAADDQCDLFPVEDFLALMGNIPVRRLGDQVTIRPGDLPKQGSLIHLFSYNFPTPRPQPRR